In Trifolium pratense cultivar HEN17-A07 linkage group LG7, ARS_RC_1.1, whole genome shotgun sequence, a genomic segment contains:
- the LOC123896133 gene encoding uncharacterized protein LOC123896133: protein MAEQRTLRQLAAPDVNYNDLCIQYTDVDIPFELKSGLIHLLPKFIGLAGEDPHKHLKEFQVVCSTPLRPEGITEDHIKLRAFPFSLQGAAKDWLYYLEPNSITTWNDLKKVFLERYFPASRAASIRKEICGIRQGNEALAEYWERFKQLVSSCPQHQITEQLLIQYFYEGLLPMDRNILDASSGGALVDKTPAAAKALIENMSLNSQQFTTRNNSVSVNEIQSSSSSSSIKALETRIETRIDELTSLVKQLAVSKAQPTKVCGICTSSEHPTDTCPILQDESITELPQAYAANLYNRGNNQNRYNSPDLSTNRYHHSWANHPLLRYGNPTAQQNTPPAAAPPAAASGPLLEDHVKELVLNSTQYQQRTDASIQNLTTQMGQMANAIGQLQAQGSGNLPAQSVPNSNVSAITLRSGRVSEPALEKKKKKTIASSSTPEPENVIEPSVTTETRTEKVYVPSIPFPQRVQKNKKKTVEEEKEILDTFRKVAVNIPLLDAIKQIPKYAKFLKDLCTNKRKVKENDRVSLGRNVSSLIHPKSSSSANVSVLSINVMPTYVYNNLDLGPLQPTGLIVQLANRSNARPVGVLEDVLVQVNDLIFPADFYILDMEGETNSSRAPIILGRPFMRTAKTKIDVYDGTMFMEFGDIVVKFNIFDAMKHPLEEHSVFYMDLVSELVGETCPEFFSADFDSCTNTNLCSEIASALQDNNFHTGEDKIVDEDVYAAEVLDILATPSIPSIEEPPSLELKSLPENLKYAYLERDETLPVIISSNHDFVKENKLLQVLKKHK from the exons ATGGCTGAACAAAGAACACTAAGGCAGCTTGCTGCTCCTGATGTCAATTACAATGATCTATGCATCCAATATACTGACGTTGATATTCCTTTTGAATTGAAATCTGGTTTGATACACTTGTTGCCCAAGTTTATTGGTCTTGCAGGTGAGGATCCGCATAAGCATTTGAAGGAATTTCAGGTTGTTTGTTCTACACCATTGAGGCCTGAAGGTATAACAGAAGATCACATCAAGCTCAGAGCTTTTCCATTCTCGCTCCAGGGTGCTGCCAAAGATTGGTTGTACTATCTTGAGCCGAATTCTATCACAACTTGGAATGATTTGAAGAAGGTCTTTCTAGAGAGATACTTTCCTGCTTCTAGAGCTGCGtcaatcagaaaagaaatatgCGGCATTAGGCAGGGAAACGAAGCATTGGCAGAATACTGGGAAAGATTCAAGCAATTAGTTTCCAGTTGTCCTCAACACCAGATCACCGAGCAATTACTCATCCAGTATTTCTACGAGGGGTTGCTACCAATGGATAGAAACATTTTGGATGCTTCTAGTGGTGGAGCACTTGTTGATAAAACTCCAGCTGCTGCCAAGGCCTTGATTGAGAACATGTCACTCAATTCGCAACAGTTCACAACTAGGAATAATTCTGTGAGTGTGAATGAGATTcagtcttcttcttcctcttcttccatCAAGGCTCTAGAAACCAGAATTGAAACAAGAATTGATGAGCTTACTTCTTTGGTGAAACAGTTGGCAGTTAGTAAAGCTCAACCAACAAAAGTGTGTGGTATTTGTACTTCTTCTGAGCACCCGACTGATACATGCCCCATTTTGCAAGATGAGTCGATCACTGAGTTGCCTCAAGCATACGCAGCAAACCTTTACAATCGAGGCAACAATCAAAACAGGTACAACTCTCCTGACCTTTCCACTAACAGGTACCATCATAGTTGGGCGAACCACCCACTTCTGCGGTATGGGAATCCAACCGCGCAACAAAACACACCGCCTGCGGCTGCACCACCTGCGGCTGCCTCCGGACCTTTATTGGAGGACCATGTCAAGGAGCTGGTTCTAAATAGCACACAATATCAACAACGAACAGATGCTAGCATTCAGAATCTGACAACACAGATGGGACAAATGGCTAATGCAATAGGCCAACTGCAAGCTCAGGGCTCGGGTAACCTTCCTGCACAATCAGTGCCGAATTCAAATGTGAGTGCAATTACCTTGAGATCCGGAAGAGTATCGGAACCAGCTctagagaaaaagaagaagaaaaccattGCATCATCATCTACTCCTGAACCTGAAAATGTTATTGAACCTTCTGTTACAACTGAAACTAGAACTGAAAAAGTATATGTGCCATCAATTCCTTTTCCTCAAAGggtgcagaaaaataaaaagaagacaGTTGAGGAAGAGAAAGAGATTCTTGATACATTCAGAAAAGTAGCAGTTAACATTCCTCTTCTTGATGCAATTAAGCAGATCCCTAAATATGCAAAATTCTTGAAAGATTTGTGCACAAACAAGAGGAAGGTGAAGGAAAATGATAGAGTCAGTTTGGGGAGAAATGTTTCTTCTCTCATTCATCCCAAATCCAGTTCCTCGGCAAATGTCTCAGTTCTCA GCATTAATGTTATGCCTACTTATGTTTATAATAACCTTGATCTTGGTCCTTTGCAGCCTACAGGTTTGATTGTTCAATTGGCGAATAGGAGTAATGCCCGCCCTGTTGGAGTGTTAGAAGATGTCCTTGTACAAGTTAATGACTTAATTTTTCCTGCAGACTTCTACATTTTAGATATGGAGGGAGAAACTAATTCCAGCAGGGCACCCATTATTCTAGGCCGACCCTTCATGAGGAcggcaaaaacaaaaattgatgtttATGATGGCACAATGTTCATGGAGTTTGGCGACATTGTCGttaaatttaacatttttgatGCCATGAAACATCCCTTAGAGGAACACTCTGTTTTTTATATGGATTTGGTTTCTGAGTTGGTTGGTGAGACCTGTCCTGAATTCTTTTCCGCAGATTTTGATTCATGTACTAACACTAACCTTTGCTCTGAGATTGCATCTGCCTTGCAGGATAATAACTTTCATACAGGTGAAGATaaaattgttgatgaagatGTCTATGCAGCTGAAGTTCTTGACATTCT